From the genome of Gemmatimonas phototrophica, one region includes:
- a CDS encoding RagB/SusD family nutrient uptake outer membrane protein produces MTMNFRALVRTAPVAVLALFAGCDLKVTNPGPIQAEFLDNTAALTAVVNGAGRDLAEALNWTAYTGAAVTKEVLPSGSTAAFGISVRQQLGVLSNDDGGDWWNQAQRARWTAENGVARIKEVLPTSATSATLAQGLIWVGFSNRHLGENFCDCVIDGGAKQAHTVYFERAEAAFSEAITVATAANNATLRDVATAGRASVRLLRGNLSGASADAALITNNAFVYRMPYYVNTVAQYNRIYWASASQPYRAHTVWGTFYENYRRTTRDPRVPFDSSLTIRFGDAAVASLGGQVRWYFQTKYPVRESSINLASGWEMRLIEAEALLVGGDINGALAKMNIRRTALNLPLLTAANATDAWVALKRERGIELWLEGRRMGDQRRWATLNRPGVSDDMTGRNLCFPIPLSELETNPNLR; encoded by the coding sequence ATGACGATGAATTTTCGCGCCCTTGTGCGCACAGCTCCCGTCGCGGTTCTGGCTCTTTTTGCCGGCTGCGACTTGAAGGTGACCAACCCCGGCCCTATCCAGGCCGAGTTCCTCGACAACACGGCGGCCCTGACGGCCGTGGTGAACGGCGCCGGGCGTGACCTGGCCGAAGCGCTCAACTGGACAGCTTACACTGGTGCGGCCGTCACCAAGGAAGTATTGCCGTCCGGTTCGACGGCGGCGTTTGGCATCTCGGTGCGCCAGCAGTTGGGTGTACTGTCCAACGACGACGGCGGTGACTGGTGGAACCAGGCGCAACGCGCACGATGGACCGCCGAGAATGGCGTGGCGCGGATCAAGGAAGTCCTGCCGACCAGTGCCACCAGCGCTACGCTGGCTCAGGGACTCATCTGGGTGGGATTCTCCAATCGACATCTGGGGGAGAACTTCTGCGACTGCGTCATCGACGGTGGCGCCAAGCAGGCGCACACCGTGTACTTCGAGCGGGCGGAGGCGGCTTTCTCCGAGGCCATTACGGTGGCCACGGCAGCCAACAACGCCACGCTGCGGGATGTGGCGACAGCTGGCCGTGCCTCGGTACGCCTGCTGCGCGGTAACCTTTCGGGCGCCTCGGCCGATGCCGCGCTGATCACGAACAACGCGTTCGTGTACCGGATGCCGTATTACGTAAACACCGTCGCTCAGTACAACCGCATCTATTGGGCGTCGGCCAGCCAGCCGTATCGGGCCCATACGGTGTGGGGCACGTTCTACGAGAACTATCGTCGCACCACGCGCGATCCGCGCGTGCCGTTCGACTCCAGCCTCACCATCCGCTTCGGCGATGCGGCGGTGGCAAGTCTGGGCGGACAGGTGCGGTGGTATTTCCAGACCAAGTATCCGGTCCGTGAGTCTTCCATCAACCTGGCCAGCGGCTGGGAAATGCGGCTCATCGAGGCGGAAGCACTGCTCGTTGGTGGCGACATCAACGGCGCACTGGCCAAGATGAATATCCGCCGCACGGCACTCAACCTGCCGTTGCTCACCGCAGCCAACGCTACGGACGCGTGGGTAGCCCTCAAGCGCGAACGTGGCATTGAGCTGTGGCTCGAAGGGCGTCGCATGGGTGACCAGCGTCGCTGGGCCACCTTGAACCGTCCTGGTGTCTCCGACGACATGACGGGGCGCAACCTGTGCTTCCCGATTCCGCTGTCGGAACTCGAAACGAATCCGAATCTTCGCTGA
- a CDS encoding TonB-dependent receptor domain-containing protein produces the protein MSACAVVASLLVTPFGPHGSIHAQAATGTIRGKVTNAAGAAVPNAQVFIAGTQNGGQTGADGSYSITRVNVGTVTVRVRMIGYEPTEKVATVAAGATATVDFSLKTSAVSLDQVVVTGTAGSARKREVGNSIGQVSTADLPEVPTNVSNLLAGRVAGVQISGGTGNAGSGSAIRLRGATSLALSNQPLIYVDGVRTRSDEYPRNGIFQGATQRGANSYGSPLNDINPDDIERIEVVKGAAATTLFGTDAAAGVIQIFTKRGSQGAPKWTTQINSGFQRLQQFGTDSVPLLNMDDYVRDGGRLGMQAQVAGGTQNNVKYLFSFGADNSDGVLELDNERKYQLRANVDFSPMKNMQFSWNTAYNNSLITQTPAGNNAQGVTLNAFRQNRNYFGTANPDTIKLVYGQQLTSNIDRLLLGATTTWTPLERFSSRLTVGFDRSAIENRNVRPYGFPGAVLGIIQNQVWSNKIISLDWANNYEYTTGDFKATLSAGTQYINSMVGDVVAYSENYPAPTNPTVASGSLRNADENRLKNITGGAFSQALFGFKDKYFVTVGARVDGNSAFGEDFGFQTYPKASASWVVSDEGFWGEKLGTLKLRAAYGQAGRAPTAFAAVQTWDPVGWGTAPAVRPLNLGDPNLGPERTTETEIGFDNTLFNGRFSIDFTWFKAVTDDALFFVRNVPSSGFLNSSLGNAGKIQKSGVEAAINATLLEKENLGIRVGLNVSTNQSKVLDLGGTPSFSIGNFGWVIEGQPAPVLRGRLIKNEDEIGAPIDTTVNHTFGPSQPTLILSPSLNITTWKGISISARGEYQGGAFINEDASFQALSRSVLWPTCTRAYAAIAASQPLTPRETLTCIPRNARQDMFIFPADFFKIRDITVTVPLGKLIPNTASSSLVFSAQNIFRKNIGMPLFDPEMSGNDGFNVGARYISEHIPAPALFLTSLRISF, from the coding sequence ATGTCGGCATGTGCCGTCGTTGCAAGCCTGCTCGTTACCCCCTTCGGGCCACACGGCTCGATCCACGCGCAGGCTGCCACCGGAACCATCCGGGGCAAGGTGACGAATGCCGCCGGCGCGGCCGTCCCCAACGCGCAGGTATTCATTGCCGGGACGCAAAACGGCGGGCAGACGGGCGCCGATGGTAGCTATTCCATCACCCGCGTCAACGTCGGCACCGTAACCGTTCGTGTACGCATGATCGGCTACGAGCCCACCGAAAAGGTGGCGACCGTGGCCGCCGGCGCGACGGCGACGGTGGACTTCTCCCTGAAAACGTCGGCGGTTTCCCTCGATCAGGTTGTCGTCACCGGTACCGCCGGTTCGGCGCGCAAGCGCGAAGTGGGTAACTCCATTGGACAGGTCTCCACGGCCGACCTCCCGGAAGTCCCCACCAACGTGTCCAACCTGCTCGCTGGTCGCGTAGCCGGTGTGCAGATCTCCGGCGGCACGGGCAACGCCGGTAGCGGCAGTGCCATTCGTTTGCGCGGTGCCACGTCGCTGGCGCTCAGCAATCAGCCACTCATTTACGTGGACGGTGTGCGTACCCGTTCCGATGAATATCCGCGCAATGGTATCTTTCAGGGTGCCACGCAGCGCGGTGCCAATTCCTACGGTAGCCCGCTCAACGACATCAACCCCGACGACATCGAGCGTATTGAAGTCGTGAAGGGCGCGGCGGCCACCACGTTGTTTGGTACTGACGCGGCGGCGGGTGTGATCCAGATCTTCACCAAGCGTGGCTCACAAGGCGCGCCCAAGTGGACCACACAAATCAACTCCGGCTTCCAGCGGTTGCAGCAGTTTGGTACGGACTCCGTGCCCCTGCTCAACATGGATGATTACGTGCGCGATGGTGGGCGATTGGGCATGCAGGCCCAGGTAGCCGGCGGCACGCAGAACAACGTGAAGTACCTGTTCTCCTTCGGCGCCGACAACAGCGACGGCGTGTTGGAACTCGACAACGAACGCAAGTATCAGCTGCGCGCGAACGTCGATTTCAGCCCGATGAAGAACATGCAGTTCAGCTGGAACACGGCCTACAACAATTCGCTCATCACGCAGACGCCGGCCGGCAACAACGCGCAGGGTGTGACGCTCAACGCGTTCCGGCAGAACCGCAACTACTTCGGCACGGCCAATCCCGACACCATCAAACTGGTGTACGGCCAGCAGCTCACCAGCAACATTGATCGCCTGCTGCTTGGCGCCACCACTACGTGGACGCCCCTTGAGCGCTTCTCCAGCCGGCTTACCGTCGGCTTCGATCGCTCCGCGATTGAAAACCGGAATGTGCGCCCCTACGGATTCCCGGGCGCCGTGCTGGGCATTATTCAGAATCAGGTCTGGTCCAACAAGATCATCAGCCTGGACTGGGCCAATAACTACGAATACACGACGGGCGACTTCAAGGCGACGCTCTCGGCGGGTACGCAGTACATCAACTCCATGGTGGGTGACGTCGTCGCCTACTCGGAAAACTATCCGGCGCCCACCAACCCCACGGTGGCCTCCGGTTCCCTGCGCAACGCCGACGAAAACCGCCTCAAGAACATCACCGGCGGCGCCTTCAGCCAGGCCTTGTTCGGCTTCAAGGACAAGTACTTCGTAACCGTTGGCGCCCGTGTGGACGGCAACAGCGCCTTCGGTGAAGACTTCGGCTTCCAGACCTATCCCAAGGCGAGCGCCTCGTGGGTGGTCTCCGACGAAGGCTTCTGGGGTGAAAAGCTCGGCACCTTGAAGTTGCGAGCCGCCTATGGACAGGCCGGCCGTGCGCCCACGGCGTTTGCTGCCGTACAGACGTGGGATCCGGTTGGTTGGGGTACCGCCCCCGCGGTGCGTCCGCTCAACCTCGGTGACCCGAACCTCGGCCCCGAGCGCACCACCGAAACCGAAATCGGTTTTGACAACACCCTGTTCAACGGCCGCTTCAGCATCGACTTCACGTGGTTCAAGGCCGTCACGGACGACGCACTCTTTTTCGTGCGCAACGTCCCGTCCAGTGGCTTCCTCAACAGCTCGCTGGGCAACGCCGGCAAGATCCAGAAGAGTGGTGTGGAAGCAGCCATTAACGCCACGCTGCTGGAAAAGGAGAACCTTGGCATACGGGTTGGCCTGAACGTCAGCACCAACCAGAGCAAGGTCCTCGACCTGGGCGGCACCCCGTCGTTCAGCATCGGCAACTTTGGCTGGGTGATCGAGGGCCAGCCGGCCCCGGTACTTCGTGGACGCCTCATCAAGAACGAAGACGAGATCGGGGCTCCGATTGACACCACCGTGAATCACACGTTTGGTCCGTCGCAGCCGACGCTCATTCTGTCGCCCTCGCTCAACATCACCACGTGGAAGGGCATCAGCATCTCGGCGCGTGGCGAGTACCAGGGTGGCGCCTTCATTAACGAAGACGCATCGTTCCAGGCGCTCTCCCGTTCGGTGCTCTGGCCCACCTGCACGCGTGCCTACGCCGCCATTGCCGCGTCACAGCCGCTCACGCCACGTGAAACGCTGACCTGCATTCCGCGGAACGCCCGTCAGGACATGTTCATTTTCCCGGCGGACTTCTTCAAGATCCGCGACATCACCGTCACGGTGCCGCTGGGCAAGCTCATCCCGAACACGGCGAGCAGCTCACTGGTGTTCTCCGCCCAGAACATCTTCCGGAAAAACATCGGCATGCCGCTTTTCGACCCCGAAATGTCGGGTAACGACGGATTCAACGTGGGCGCGCGCTATATCTCGGAGCACATTCCGGCGCCCGCGCTGTTCCTGACCTCCCTGCGCATCTCGTTCTGA
- a CDS encoding amidohydrolase family protein → MRLRPLSLVAACLAASSLGAQAPAPRGGAPAGKPLPLEATRRYALDTREGTWLSLDVSPDGQSIVFDMLGDLYLLPITGGDAVRLTSGLAYDTQPRYSPDGKTLVFISDRQGADNVHTFDLATKEIKEVTRGRANVYLSPEYSPDGKYIVASKGGFRGGLPTLWMYHVDGGNGVALTTSPTPAPAGAPAVQQAGAAFTSDGRFVYFTQRAGAWNYNAQFPQYQIWSYDRESGDREPLSSRYGSAVRPTLSPDGKWLVYGSRYENKTGLRVRDLATGDERWLAYPTQRDEMESRAPMDALPGMSFTPDSKELVASYGNKIWRVAVDGSGQQEIPFRVQAQVEVAPELAFTYPVSDSASFNARQIRDAVPSPDGAQLAFVAMDKLYVMDWPSGAPRRVSALNAIEAEPAWSPDGKTLAWVTWTEQGGRLYKATMTAGRATRVVPVSSGLATFRQPAFSANGTRIVALRTPSQGRRDQTGVTGTSQLVWYNAAPVGNDGSAPTVIARASGRTKPHFTTDSSRIYLSSSNGLVSVRWDGTDEQRHLRIVGAGTGGPGNDDGHGHNDHTFNESELQGDHEEPGLQGPPAQLVLASPKGDLALAQIGGDFYTVVIPPRGTQATVNVADPNAAAFPARKLTDIGGQFPTWSADGKRVHWSIGNAHVVYDLAAATARDVAIAAARRDSTIPESARPRPYTPSESRVLVPTVRDTPTGTVVLRNAKLVTMKGDEIIAKGDVVVKNNRILAVGASGTVAVPAGATEMDLAGATVVPGFVDTHAHLRAERNTIHETQPWAYLANLAYGVTTTRDPQTATTDVLTYQDMVDAGQIIGPRIYSTGPGVFNTDNIRDQEHARSLLKRYSSYYDTKTIKMYVAGVRQVRQWIITAAREQQLMPTTEGSLDVKLNLTETLDGYPGLEHSMGITPLGTDVTGFMAWSKRTYTPTLLVNYGGPWGENYFYTKENPWADPKLQRFTAYEELALKTRRRMASMPNGGTAGGWFRDEEYVFPQLAADATKILRAGGRLGIGSHGQLQGLGYHWELWAMASGGMTNHEALRVATIIGATAIGLHTDLGSIEAGKLADLVILDKDPLTDLRNTNTVKYVMKNGRLYDGNTLAETYPTKKAGPEVPNRPIMPSTKAGTGK, encoded by the coding sequence GTGCGTCTGCGCCCCCTCAGTCTTGTCGCTGCCTGTCTGGCGGCCTCCTCTCTTGGCGCCCAGGCGCCAGCCCCTCGCGGCGGCGCCCCGGCCGGGAAACCGCTCCCCCTTGAGGCCACCCGGCGGTACGCCCTCGACACCAGGGAAGGGACGTGGCTGTCGCTCGATGTCAGCCCCGATGGGCAGTCGATCGTATTCGACATGTTGGGCGACTTGTACCTCTTGCCGATCACGGGTGGTGATGCCGTACGGCTCACCTCCGGGCTCGCCTACGATACGCAGCCGCGCTACAGCCCCGACGGAAAGACACTGGTGTTCATCTCCGATCGGCAGGGGGCGGACAACGTGCACACATTCGACCTGGCCACGAAGGAGATAAAGGAAGTCACCCGCGGCCGTGCCAATGTGTACCTCTCTCCCGAATACTCGCCCGATGGCAAATACATCGTGGCGAGCAAGGGCGGCTTCCGAGGCGGTTTGCCCACGCTATGGATGTATCACGTGGATGGTGGCAACGGGGTAGCCCTAACGACATCGCCAACCCCCGCGCCGGCTGGCGCGCCAGCCGTGCAGCAGGCCGGTGCGGCGTTCACCAGTGACGGCCGTTTTGTGTACTTCACCCAGCGCGCCGGAGCCTGGAACTACAACGCGCAATTCCCGCAGTACCAGATCTGGTCGTACGATCGCGAGAGCGGTGATCGCGAACCGCTCTCCTCGCGGTACGGCTCCGCGGTGCGTCCCACGCTCAGCCCTGATGGCAAGTGGCTGGTGTACGGCTCGCGCTACGAAAACAAGACCGGATTGCGGGTGCGCGACCTCGCCACCGGCGACGAGCGGTGGCTGGCCTACCCCACGCAGCGCGACGAAATGGAATCGCGCGCACCCATGGATGCGCTGCCGGGAATGAGCTTTACTCCCGACTCCAAGGAGTTGGTGGCCAGCTACGGCAACAAGATTTGGCGGGTGGCCGTGGACGGCAGCGGCCAGCAGGAAATTCCCTTCCGGGTGCAGGCGCAGGTGGAGGTGGCACCGGAGTTGGCGTTCACCTATCCCGTCAGTGACAGCGCGTCCTTCAATGCGCGGCAGATTCGCGATGCGGTCCCAAGCCCCGACGGCGCACAGCTGGCCTTCGTGGCCATGGACAAGCTGTATGTCATGGATTGGCCCAGCGGTGCGCCTCGGCGCGTGTCGGCGCTGAATGCCATTGAAGCGGAGCCCGCGTGGTCGCCCGACGGCAAGACGCTGGCGTGGGTAACGTGGACGGAGCAAGGCGGACGCTTGTATAAAGCCACCATGACCGCCGGTCGTGCCACGCGGGTCGTGCCGGTGAGCAGTGGGCTCGCGACGTTTCGGCAGCCGGCCTTCTCCGCCAACGGAACGCGCATCGTGGCGCTGCGGACCCCTTCGCAGGGACGTCGTGATCAGACCGGCGTGACTGGCACCTCGCAGTTGGTGTGGTACAACGCGGCGCCGGTTGGCAACGACGGGAGCGCTCCGACGGTCATTGCGCGGGCATCGGGACGCACCAAGCCACACTTCACCACCGACAGCTCGCGCATTTACCTGTCATCGAGCAATGGCCTGGTGTCCGTTCGCTGGGACGGTACGGATGAACAGCGTCACCTGCGCATCGTGGGCGCTGGAACAGGCGGCCCTGGTAACGATGATGGGCACGGCCACAACGACCATACCTTTAACGAGTCAGAGCTCCAGGGCGACCACGAGGAGCCGGGGCTGCAAGGACCGCCGGCGCAGCTCGTCCTGGCTTCGCCAAAAGGGGATCTGGCGCTCGCGCAGATCGGTGGTGATTTCTACACCGTGGTGATTCCGCCGCGCGGCACGCAGGCCACGGTGAACGTGGCCGATCCCAACGCCGCTGCTTTTCCCGCCCGCAAGCTCACCGATATCGGTGGACAGTTCCCCACCTGGTCGGCCGATGGCAAGCGTGTGCACTGGTCCATTGGCAACGCGCACGTAGTGTACGATCTCGCGGCGGCCACTGCCCGCGATGTTGCCATTGCGGCCGCGCGGCGCGACAGCACCATTCCCGAAAGCGCCCGCCCGCGTCCGTACACACCGTCTGAGTCGCGCGTGCTGGTGCCCACGGTGCGCGACACACCAACCGGTACGGTGGTGCTGCGCAACGCCAAGCTCGTCACCATGAAGGGCGACGAAATCATTGCCAAAGGCGATGTGGTCGTGAAGAACAACCGCATTCTGGCCGTTGGAGCGTCGGGCACTGTTGCCGTACCCGCCGGCGCCACGGAGATGGACCTCGCTGGCGCCACCGTGGTACCGGGTTTCGTTGATACCCACGCGCACCTGCGCGCTGAACGCAACACCATTCACGAAACACAACCGTGGGCGTATCTCGCCAATCTGGCGTACGGCGTCACCACCACGCGCGACCCGCAAACGGCCACCACCGACGTGCTCACCTATCAGGATATGGTGGACGCCGGGCAGATTATCGGGCCCCGCATCTACAGCACGGGCCCCGGTGTTTTCAATACCGACAACATTCGCGATCAGGAGCACGCCCGCAGTCTGCTCAAGCGCTACAGCAGCTACTACGACACCAAGACCATCAAGATGTATGTGGCCGGTGTGCGTCAGGTGCGGCAGTGGATTATCACCGCGGCGCGCGAACAGCAGCTGATGCCCACGACCGAAGGCTCGCTTGATGTGAAGCTCAATCTCACGGAAACGCTCGATGGCTATCCGGGACTTGAGCACTCCATGGGCATCACCCCGCTTGGCACCGACGTTACAGGCTTCATGGCGTGGTCGAAGCGGACATACACCCCCACGCTGCTGGTGAACTACGGCGGCCCGTGGGGTGAGAACTACTTCTATACGAAGGAAAATCCCTGGGCCGATCCCAAGCTGCAGCGCTTTACGGCCTATGAAGAGCTGGCACTGAAAACGCGCCGTCGCATGGCCAGCATGCCCAATGGTGGCACCGCCGGTGGCTGGTTCCGCGATGAAGAGTATGTCTTCCCGCAGCTTGCCGCCGACGCCACCAAGATCCTGCGCGCTGGTGGCCGGTTGGGCATTGGCAGCCACGGACAGTTGCAGGGACTTGGCTACCATTGGGAGCTGTGGGCCATGGCCAGCGGCGGCATGACCAACCATGAAGCCTTGCGCGTGGCCACCATCATTGGCGCCACGGCTATCGGCCTGCACACCGACCTTGGCTCCATTGAAGCGGGCAAGCTGGCCGACCTCGTCATTCTCGACAAGGATCCGCTGACCGATCTGCGCAACACGAACACGGTGAAGTACGTGATGAAGAACGGGCGGTTGTACGACGGCAATACGCTGGCCGAGACCTATCCCACGAAGAAGGCGGGTCCGGAAGTGCCCAATCGTCCCATCATGCCGAGCACGAAGGCGGGTACGGGCAAGTGA
- a CDS encoding FAD-dependent oxidoreductase, producing MPLRLLVIGGVAGGATAAARARRLDEHAEITILERGPYVSYANCGLPYFIARQIEERERLLLATPESFARRYRICVKVQTEALELDRAGQRVRIHGPDGDEWLPYDRLILGQGGLPVRPPLPGSDAPHVFTLWSVPDMDRLDAFIATHRPATAVVVGGGFIGLEMAEAFHERGIATTVVEMLPTVMSLMDPEFGVQVARELEGHQVHVLTDTGVQAVHTAEREVELTTGVRLPADLVLFATGVRPELTLARQAGLEIGASGGLVVNEFLQTSDPNIYAAGDMIEVEHLVSGRRARVPLAGPANRQGRIAASNAMGVPMPYGGALGTSVVKIFGATAGMTGLSERAARAAGFDVGVAIVHANHHAKYYPGARELSLKLVYDRTNARLLGGQAFGHAGVDKRIDVLAMALLGRMTLHELAQVDLSYAPPYSSANDPVNVAAFVGENDLAGYSPNITASQLADALQSSAPPLVLDVRNPDEYLAAHIQGALNIPVDDVRARLSEIPRDRAIAVHCKSGFRGHLAARILRQHGYTNLVNLTGGWTSFALECSERQRKGQLTPQLQCITG from the coding sequence ATGCCCCTGCGACTGCTTGTCATTGGTGGGGTGGCCGGTGGAGCCACCGCCGCCGCTCGTGCCCGCCGCCTCGATGAACACGCCGAGATCACCATTCTCGAACGTGGCCCTTATGTGAGCTACGCCAACTGCGGGCTCCCCTACTTTATTGCCCGGCAGATTGAAGAACGGGAACGGCTGCTCCTCGCCACCCCGGAGAGCTTTGCCCGGCGGTACCGCATTTGCGTGAAGGTCCAAACCGAAGCCCTCGAGTTGGACCGCGCCGGGCAGCGCGTTCGCATCCACGGCCCCGATGGGGACGAGTGGCTGCCGTACGACCGGCTCATCCTGGGACAGGGCGGCCTTCCCGTGCGCCCCCCATTGCCGGGCAGCGACGCCCCGCATGTGTTCACGCTCTGGAGCGTGCCGGATATGGACCGGCTGGACGCGTTCATTGCCACCCACCGCCCCGCCACGGCCGTGGTAGTGGGCGGCGGCTTCATTGGTCTTGAGATGGCCGAAGCGTTTCATGAGCGTGGGATCGCCACCACCGTGGTGGAGATGCTGCCGACGGTCATGTCGCTCATGGACCCTGAATTTGGCGTACAGGTGGCGCGCGAGCTCGAGGGCCATCAGGTCCACGTCCTCACCGACACCGGCGTCCAGGCGGTCCACACGGCAGAACGCGAGGTGGAACTGACCACCGGCGTGCGACTACCCGCCGACCTGGTGCTGTTTGCCACGGGCGTGCGCCCGGAGCTGACGCTGGCCCGACAGGCCGGGCTGGAAATTGGTGCCTCCGGCGGCTTGGTAGTGAACGAGTTCCTGCAGACCTCCGACCCCAACATCTATGCCGCCGGGGACATGATTGAGGTGGAGCATCTGGTTTCGGGGCGCCGAGCTCGCGTGCCGCTGGCCGGACCGGCCAATCGGCAGGGGCGCATTGCCGCGTCCAATGCCATGGGCGTGCCCATGCCCTACGGCGGTGCCCTCGGAACCAGTGTGGTCAAAATCTTTGGCGCCACGGCCGGAATGACCGGACTGTCAGAGCGGGCAGCGCGCGCCGCCGGCTTTGATGTGGGCGTGGCTATCGTGCACGCCAATCATCACGCGAAGTACTATCCCGGTGCCCGCGAACTCTCCCTCAAACTCGTGTACGATCGCACCAATGCGCGACTGCTTGGCGGCCAGGCGTTTGGCCATGCGGGCGTGGACAAACGCATTGATGTGCTGGCCATGGCGCTGCTGGGCCGCATGACGCTGCACGAGCTCGCGCAGGTGGATCTGTCGTACGCGCCGCCGTACTCCAGCGCCAACGATCCGGTGAATGTGGCGGCGTTCGTGGGGGAGAACGATCTCGCGGGCTACAGCCCCAACATCACGGCGTCGCAGTTGGCCGATGCATTGCAGTCATCGGCGCCCCCACTCGTGCTTGATGTGCGCAATCCGGACGAATATCTGGCCGCACACATTCAGGGCGCCCTCAACATTCCCGTGGATGACGTGCGCGCACGGCTTTCGGAGATCCCGCGTGACCGGGCCATTGCAGTTCATTGCAAGTCCGGATTTCGCGGTCACCTTGCCGCGCGCATTTTACGCCAGCACGGCTATACGAATCTGGTGAATCTCACCGGTGGCTGGACCAGCTTTGCACTGGAGTGCAGCGAACGTCAGCGCAAAGGGCAACTCACACCGCAGCTGCAGTGCATCACGGGGTAA